A region of Procambarus clarkii isolate CNS0578487 chromosome 22, FALCON_Pclarkii_2.0, whole genome shotgun sequence DNA encodes the following proteins:
- the LOC123759978 gene encoding uncharacterized protein, producing MSDRRVFESLCVDPGRRGFSYDSALLVDVDRALDFDEAVIRLTTKCNSIVTQLRTLGHHITEFSVTATKVSSFEPISPASSTIKAMTCGNTIRCPIISGTNTPDSRNLKVMEEQWCGLKQKNYSGMVAVARLSRSSIPRNGSGGRYSVRALTEALLGHIQAYFMFQSYSPDFQCLTTSEMGNKIESAGDEYLIYLVYRIQPLGNATVHKRIRRQSELKRLEINWPFAPSMEKRRRRCTSGESSISSTSSSTSCNTSGGSTCMTPPVSLAPCLVSQIAATTTHGRHSARSLNPGCTVNDGFGLDLTNWSTPSALKAIHIRSTENNLGFHKTPMNLRSRKREIPKKSTRLKNAKASVRRPQHKLSARRLP from the exons atgAGTGACAGACGAGTATTTGAGTCTTTGTGTGTAGACCCTGGCAGGCGAGGTTTCAGCTATGATTCTGCTCTTCTGGTTGATGTGGACCGGGCCTTGGATTTTGATGAAGCTGTCATCCGTTTAACGACCAAATGCAATTCCATCGTCACCCAGCTCCGGACCTTGGGTCATCACATTACTGAGTTCTCAGTCACTGCCACCAAAGTTAGCAGCTTTGAGCCTATATCACCTGCTTCGAGTACCATTAAAGCTATGACTTGTGGAAACACAATAAGGTGCCCCATCATATCTGGCACAAACACACCAGATAGTAGAAACCTGAAGGTCATGGAGGAGCAGTGGTGTGGTCTGAAGCAAAAGAACTATTCAGGCATGGTGGCCGTAGCTCGTCTTTCACGATCATCCATCCCAAGAAATGGCTCTGGTGGGAGATACTCTGTCCGAGCACTGACGGAGGCTCTTCTTGGTCACATTCAGGCATATTTCATGTTTCAATCATACAGTCCGGATTTTCAGTGCTTGACAACCTCAGAAATGGGCAACAAGATTGAAAGTGCAGGAGATGAGTATCTGATATATTTGGTGTACCGTATCCAGCCTCTTGGTAATGCTACTGTACACAAGAGGATCAGAAGGCAGAGTGAGCTGAAGAGATTGGAGATAAACTG GCCCTTTGCGCCAAGTATGGAAAAGAGGCGCCGTCGGTGTACATCTGGTGAGAGCAGCATAAGCAGCACTAGCAGTAGTACCAGTTGTAACACTAGTGGTGGCTCTACCTGCATGACTCCACCTGTGTCACTTGCACCTTGTCTTGTCTCCCAAATAGCAGctaccacaacacacggcagacATTCTGCAAGAAGTCTGAATCCAG GTTGTACAGTGAATGATGGGTTTGGTTTAGACTTGACCAATTGGTCTACACCAAGTGCACTAAAGGCTATTCATATAAGAAGTACTGAAAATAATCTTGGCTTCCACAAAACTCCCATGAACCTCAGGAGCAGGAAAAGAGAAATACCTAAAAAATCTACAAG ATTGAAGAATGCTAAAGCTTCAGTGCGGAGGCCCCAACATAAGCTATCAGCGAGACGGCTTCCATAA